The Aureispira anguillae genome contains a region encoding:
- a CDS encoding GNAT family N-acetyltransferase produces MIEIKTAEPNQLDSIVALYKSCGQDMLQKGFDNWGADYPPVESVQKDIEDKQLYCLIEGNKLLAVIVLDEKQPDQYKTVNWQFQASKILVVHRLAVAITERKKGYARQLMQFAEDYACQYNYPLIRLDAYSINHSLLKFYERLGYQSAKEAIYLGANIKHPFICFEKRLSDNRNRT; encoded by the coding sequence ATGATAGAGATAAAAACAGCAGAACCCAATCAATTGGATTCGATTGTTGCTTTGTATAAATCCTGTGGTCAAGATATGTTGCAGAAGGGCTTTGATAATTGGGGCGCAGATTATCCACCTGTTGAATCGGTACAAAAAGATATTGAAGATAAGCAGCTTTATTGTCTGATAGAGGGTAATAAATTGCTTGCTGTTATTGTATTAGATGAAAAGCAACCCGATCAATATAAGACGGTCAATTGGCAATTTCAAGCTTCCAAAATTTTAGTTGTGCATCGTTTGGCTGTAGCAATAACTGAGCGAAAAAAAGGTTATGCTCGGCAACTCATGCAATTTGCAGAAGATTATGCTTGTCAATACAATTATCCCTTAATTCGATTAGATGCCTATAGTATAAATCATAGCTTGTTGAAATTTTATGAACGACTAGGCTACCAAAGCGCTAAAGAAGCTATATATTTGGGCGCAAATATAAAACATCCTTTTATTTGCTTTGAAAAAAGGTTATCAGACAATAGAAATAGAACATAA
- a CDS encoding S41 family peptidase: MKLMHKVKNKLTIGLIVLLGLMGISTELNDFEIAKNLEIFSNIYRELNTFYVDEVDPEYLMETGVNAMLNSLDPYTTYIPADEVAQFRSTITGKYGGVGASIIRGEDHVIISLPYEGGPAQRAGLQVGDKMLEIDGQNVIGASMQEVSNKMRGQANSSVTIKIARTGSSEPLAFTLKREEIKVNNTPYYGMLEGDLAYIVLNSFSENAGKNVAKALTELKESNTVKGVVLDLRGNTGGLLTEAVNVANVFLDKGSMVVQIKGRDKEGQQVFRTLNNPVDNEIPVCVLIDKRSASASEIVAGAIQDLDRGVIVGQRSYGKGLVQNTRNLSFGAKIKLTTARYYIPSGRCIQALHYKNGKPKQIVDSVRTPYETMGGRLVYDGGGINPDVVVDNLSFLKIMKSFQKNLYLFDFATAYQLKHKTIAKPSEFRLTDQDFEDFLTFLNQKGYTYQTEAEKLLVALEKSAKKETYSEALNNELEDIKEVLSSSRQGELVKQKDRILNTLQRLIVARYYFERGALETASDLDAELQQARQLLTNSATYEKILAPVK; the protein is encoded by the coding sequence ATGAAATTGATGCACAAAGTAAAAAATAAATTGACTATAGGGCTTATTGTTTTGTTGGGCTTAATGGGAATTTCTACCGAGCTGAATGACTTTGAAATTGCCAAAAATTTAGAAATTTTTTCCAATATTTATCGAGAACTTAATACCTTTTATGTAGATGAGGTTGATCCTGAGTATTTGATGGAAACGGGGGTAAATGCAATGTTGAATAGCCTTGATCCATACACAACTTATATTCCAGCAGATGAAGTTGCCCAATTTCGTTCTACAATTACAGGTAAATATGGCGGAGTAGGGGCATCTATTATTAGGGGAGAAGATCATGTTATTATCTCGTTGCCTTATGAAGGAGGACCTGCCCAAAGGGCTGGCTTGCAAGTGGGCGATAAAATGCTAGAAATTGATGGGCAGAATGTGATTGGAGCTTCTATGCAAGAGGTTAGTAATAAAATGAGGGGACAAGCTAATTCTAGTGTTACGATAAAAATAGCAAGAACGGGTAGCAGTGAACCTCTGGCTTTTACTTTGAAACGGGAAGAAATCAAGGTAAATAATACCCCTTATTATGGAATGCTAGAAGGTGATTTGGCTTATATCGTTCTCAATTCTTTTTCAGAAAATGCTGGCAAAAATGTTGCTAAAGCACTAACTGAGTTAAAAGAATCCAATACGGTAAAGGGGGTTGTTTTAGATTTGCGAGGCAATACTGGAGGTTTGTTGACAGAGGCGGTCAATGTGGCGAATGTATTTCTTGATAAAGGTTCTATGGTTGTTCAAATTAAAGGACGGGACAAGGAAGGGCAGCAGGTATTTCGTACCTTAAATAATCCTGTTGATAATGAAATTCCAGTATGTGTATTAATTGACAAACGCTCTGCTTCTGCTTCGGAAATTGTTGCTGGGGCTATTCAAGATTTGGATAGAGGGGTTATTGTTGGGCAGCGTTCTTATGGGAAAGGCTTGGTTCAGAATACTAGAAATCTAAGTTTTGGGGCCAAGATTAAATTGACAACGGCTCGTTATTATATTCCAAGTGGACGTTGTATTCAAGCATTGCACTACAAAAATGGAAAACCCAAACAAATTGTAGATTCTGTCCGTACTCCTTATGAAACAATGGGAGGGCGTTTGGTTTATGATGGAGGCGGAATCAATCCAGATGTTGTCGTAGATAACCTGTCTTTTTTGAAAATTATGAAAAGCTTTCAAAAAAACTTATACCTTTTTGATTTTGCAACAGCTTATCAACTAAAACATAAAACAATTGCTAAACCTAGCGAATTTAGGTTGACAGATCAAGATTTTGAAGACTTTTTAACCTTTTTGAACCAAAAAGGATATACTTATCAAACAGAGGCAGAAAAATTATTGGTTGCTTTAGAAAAAAGTGCCAAAAAAGAAACCTACTCTGAGGCCTTAAATAACGAATTGGAGGACATCAAAGAGGTTTTGTCTAGTTCAAGACAGGGCGAATTGGTGAAGCAAAAAGATCGAATTTTAAATACCTTACAGCGGTTGATTGTGGCTCGATATTATTTTGAAAGGGGAGCTTTAGAAACAGCTAGCGATTTGGATGCTGAGCTTCAACAAGCACGACAACTATTGACCAATTCGGCAACGTATGAAAAAATATTGGCACCCGTTAAATAG
- a CDS encoding S41 family peptidase, whose amino-acid sequence MKKYLQTKWLLFIVLCSSIAIATSGRFLKISQSMENFAAAYRIINHQYVDETDPNQLMRIGIDSMLGHMDPYTNYFSEAQMVQVRMGVKGGWDGIGVELMKNKEQVIIKELVENTPAEEHHLRVGDVLLKIDGTELKGRAIEDVSKTLQGKAGTKVSIEVMRPSSGEVRELVIERTKVTKKNVPYYGMVDDETGYIVLTTFSQRAGANVQDAFQALQEEYNPKQVILDLRDNGGGFLIEAVNICNIFLNKGNEIVYTKAKIPEWDRSFKTLNAPIDIDIPLIVLMNGRSASASEIVAGALQDLDRAVLLGRNSFGKGLVQNTKDIGYSSKVKLTTAKYYIPSGRCVQALDYKDGVPVKVADSLRQEFETKNGRKVYDGKGLEPDYEIEESPKSVLLEALMKNHVIFDYANIYREEYDSIITAKEFELTDDELEEFVKYATKSWMEHTTKTEKAIAKLEKRSKKEGTYQQLAEQFKNARLKIEKEKKASFEKHKTEVKQQLEQEIVGRYYYMTGQVENRLARDQDVAEAIKLFNNKERFDKLLKP is encoded by the coding sequence ATGAAAAAATATCTCCAAACAAAATGGTTGTTGTTTATTGTTCTATGTAGTTCAATCGCTATTGCTACTAGTGGGCGCTTTCTAAAAATTTCCCAAAGCATGGAAAATTTTGCGGCAGCTTACCGAATTATTAACCATCAGTATGTAGACGAAACTGACCCCAATCAGTTGATGCGAATAGGGATTGATTCCATGTTGGGACATATGGACCCTTATACCAATTATTTTTCCGAAGCACAGATGGTGCAGGTTCGCATGGGAGTCAAAGGTGGATGGGATGGCATTGGAGTCGAATTGATGAAAAATAAGGAGCAAGTTATCATTAAAGAACTGGTTGAAAATACTCCTGCCGAAGAACATCACTTAAGGGTTGGAGATGTTTTGCTTAAAATTGATGGCACAGAGCTAAAGGGGAGAGCCATTGAGGATGTTTCCAAAACATTGCAGGGTAAGGCTGGAACAAAGGTGAGTATTGAAGTAATGCGCCCTTCTTCTGGCGAAGTTCGTGAGTTGGTCATAGAGCGTACCAAGGTAACCAAAAAAAATGTGCCTTATTATGGGATGGTAGACGATGAAACGGGGTATATTGTTTTGACTACTTTTTCTCAGAGAGCTGGTGCAAATGTTCAGGATGCTTTCCAAGCATTGCAAGAAGAATACAATCCTAAACAGGTTATTTTGGATTTGAGAGATAATGGCGGTGGTTTTTTGATTGAGGCGGTTAATATTTGCAATATCTTTCTAAATAAGGGCAATGAAATTGTTTATACCAAGGCTAAAATTCCAGAATGGGATCGCTCTTTTAAAACACTAAATGCACCCATTGATATTGACATTCCTCTAATTGTCTTAATGAATGGGCGTTCTGCTTCTGCTTCAGAAATTGTAGCTGGTGCTTTACAAGATTTAGATCGAGCTGTTTTGTTGGGACGCAATTCTTTTGGAAAGGGGCTTGTACAAAATACAAAGGATATTGGGTATAGTTCTAAAGTGAAATTAACAACTGCTAAATACTATATTCCAAGTGGGCGTTGTGTTCAAGCGTTGGATTATAAGGATGGTGTGCCCGTAAAGGTAGCCGATTCTCTTCGCCAAGAATTTGAAACTAAAAATGGTCGAAAGGTATACGATGGCAAAGGGTTGGAACCTGACTATGAGATTGAAGAATCTCCAAAAAGTGTTTTGTTAGAAGCCTTAATGAAGAATCACGTGATTTTTGATTATGCCAATATTTATAGAGAAGAATATGATTCAATTATAACGGCCAAAGAATTTGAATTAACAGACGATGAGCTTGAGGAGTTTGTTAAATATGCAACTAAAAGTTGGATGGAGCACACTACCAAAACAGAAAAAGCAATTGCTAAGTTAGAGAAACGTTCTAAAAAGGAAGGGACTTACCAGCAGTTGGCAGAGCAGTTTAAAAATGCTCGTCTAAAAATTGAAAAAGAAAAAAAGGCTAGCTTTGAAAAGCATAAAACAGAAGTAAAACAACAACTTGAACAAGAAATTGTGGGGCGTTATTATTATATGACTGGACAAGTTGAGAATCGTTTGGCACGAGATCAGGATGTTGCTGAAGCAATTAAATTGTTTAACAATAAGGAACGTTTTGATAAACTGCTAAAACCTTAA
- a CDS encoding OmpH family outer membrane protein — translation MKNVLNLLSVLTVIAFMALGTTANAQKIAYIVSEDIVPEMPAYKRAKSEVEAYGKQLQKVLEAKQKEAQDYYQEIMEKAQRGELTPKQEQEAQAKLQKMQADLQKEAADADKKLMDKEGELTKPLYQELDNALKKVAKENQYSYILDKKFLLYSEGGIDATEKVKTALGISW, via the coding sequence ATGAAGAATGTCTTAAATCTATTATCAGTTTTAACCGTAATTGCATTTATGGCATTAGGTACAACTGCCAATGCTCAAAAAATAGCTTACATTGTTTCAGAGGACATCGTTCCTGAAATGCCAGCATATAAACGTGCAAAATCGGAAGTTGAAGCTTATGGTAAACAATTGCAAAAGGTACTAGAAGCTAAGCAAAAAGAGGCACAAGATTATTACCAAGAGATTATGGAAAAAGCTCAACGTGGAGAATTGACACCAAAGCAGGAGCAAGAAGCACAGGCTAAATTGCAAAAAATGCAAGCTGATTTGCAAAAAGAAGCTGCTGATGCAGACAAAAAATTAATGGACAAAGAGGGCGAATTGACAAAACCTCTTTATCAAGAATTGGATAATGCACTAAAAAAAGTAGCCAAAGAAAACCAATATAGCTATATTCTAGATAAAAAATTCTTGCTTTATTCTGAAGGCGGAATTGATGCTACCGAAAAAGTAAAAACGGCTTTGGGTATTAGTTGGTAA
- a CDS encoding response regulator encodes MPKKFHLNQFSPNINPNLSLEEGIFNIVNFYSIIGCLFFFIASVLFHYHFVTQVIIATSFVVFFIIYFLSNNKGWFQYLVIPYILYTLTMLFILWYQKGGFYSNIPILFITLLVIFIIIIPKNLRWLGSILSVSTLGLLVLIQYTFPNFTIQYYSSVQELTYAMTTTTIIATLLIGQILNTLKDRFEIDRKVLEQKNKELEQATQAKSQFLANMSHEIRTPMNGVIGMTDLLNDTELTMEQEELLNAIKISGERLLIIINEILDFSKIESGQNELIQEPFSLVECIEEALEINAPKSAHKKLELNYWIEPNVPSYILGDHGKLRQILINLIGNAIKFTDKGEILVFIKKIASNNNQIDLMFSVKDTGIGISKASQSNLFDAFTQVDNSNQRKYGGTGLGLAISKFLAEMMGGQIWVESTEGQGSTFSFTINVPILEEMPNFSDANIHLLKDKKVLVVDDHETNRWVIKRLLSKWGITAYVVNSADKAMTVFKEKPDLDLAILDAYMPEKDGIELAIELKNNNAPFPIILFSSGNKPNFKNFNKIFVSFIRKPLKQQHLLQTLIDTFLSVNQKVRKKEKVFNDLLSKQIPLNILIVEDDFINQKVIGKVLAKLGYQVDIANNGVEALKQIKQQPYNLIFMDIQMPEMDGYETTIQIRKDTKIDQDILIIAMTANAMQEDRQKCLDIGMNDYISKPVIAQDIEHIIRKWKEIA; translated from the coding sequence ATGCCTAAAAAATTTCACTTAAACCAATTTTCCCCTAACATAAACCCCAACCTATCTCTAGAAGAAGGAATTTTTAATATTGTTAATTTCTACTCTATTATTGGTTGCTTATTCTTTTTTATTGCATCTGTTCTATTTCATTATCACTTTGTCACTCAAGTAATAATTGCTACTAGTTTTGTTGTTTTCTTTATCATTTATTTTTTATCCAACAACAAAGGCTGGTTCCAATACCTAGTCATCCCCTATATCCTGTATACCCTAACCATGCTGTTTATCTTATGGTATCAAAAAGGCGGCTTTTATAGTAATATTCCGATTCTCTTCATTACCCTTCTGGTTATTTTTATTATAATCATCCCCAAAAATCTTCGTTGGTTAGGTAGTATACTTTCCGTTAGCACACTTGGTTTGCTCGTTCTTATCCAATACACTTTCCCCAACTTTACCATCCAATACTATTCCTCTGTTCAGGAATTGACCTATGCTATGACAACAACAACGATTATAGCCACCTTACTTATTGGGCAAATTTTAAATACACTAAAAGATCGTTTTGAAATTGATCGCAAAGTATTAGAACAAAAAAACAAAGAACTAGAACAAGCTACACAAGCAAAGTCTCAATTTTTGGCGAATATGAGCCATGAAATACGCACCCCAATGAATGGTGTAATTGGAATGACAGATTTGCTCAACGATACAGAATTAACGATGGAGCAAGAAGAATTGCTCAATGCTATAAAAATTAGTGGTGAACGTTTATTAATTATAATTAATGAAATTTTAGATTTTTCAAAAATAGAGTCTGGTCAAAATGAATTAATCCAAGAACCTTTTTCACTGGTTGAGTGTATTGAAGAAGCGCTAGAAATTAATGCTCCAAAATCAGCTCATAAAAAATTAGAACTCAATTATTGGATCGAGCCTAATGTTCCTTCTTATATTTTGGGCGACCATGGCAAATTGCGCCAAATTCTAATTAATCTAATTGGAAATGCGATTAAGTTTACCGACAAAGGCGAAATTTTGGTCTTTATCAAAAAAATTGCCTCCAACAATAATCAAATTGATTTAATGTTTAGTGTTAAGGACACAGGGATTGGTATTTCCAAAGCCAGCCAATCTAACCTCTTTGATGCCTTTACTCAAGTTGACAATTCCAACCAGCGAAAATATGGTGGCACTGGTTTGGGGCTTGCCATTAGCAAATTTTTGGCAGAAATGATGGGAGGGCAAATATGGGTAGAAAGCACCGAAGGACAGGGCTCTACTTTTTCGTTTACCATCAATGTTCCTATTCTGGAAGAAATGCCCAATTTTAGTGATGCTAATATTCACTTGTTAAAAGATAAGAAAGTACTCGTTGTTGACGATCACGAAACCAACCGTTGGGTAATCAAACGTTTGTTGAGCAAGTGGGGCATTACAGCTTATGTTGTCAATTCGGCAGATAAAGCCATGACGGTATTCAAAGAAAAACCTGATTTGGACTTAGCCATTTTGGATGCGTACATGCCTGAAAAAGACGGCATAGAACTCGCTATTGAACTAAAAAACAACAATGCTCCTTTTCCCATTATTCTATTTAGCTCTGGCAACAAGCCCAATTTCAAAAATTTCAACAAAATTTTTGTTTCTTTTATCAGAAAACCGCTCAAACAACAACATTTGCTCCAAACATTGATTGATACCTTTCTTAGTGTCAATCAAAAAGTCAGAAAAAAAGAAAAAGTCTTTAATGATCTATTGTCCAAACAAATACCATTAAATATTTTAATTGTAGAGGATGATTTTATTAATCAAAAAGTCATTGGTAAAGTATTGGCAAAATTGGGGTATCAGGTCGATATTGCCAATAATGGTGTAGAGGCCTTGAAACAGATCAAACAGCAGCCTTATAATCTAATATTTATGGATATACAAATGCCCGAAATGGATGGGTATGAAACGACGATCCAAATTAGAAAAGATACAAAAATTGATCAAGACATTTTGATTATTGCAATGACGGCAAATGCCATGCAAGAGGACCGCCAAAAATGCTTGGATATTGGCATGAACGATTATATTAGTAAACCTGTAATTGCACAGGACATCGAGCATATTATTCGTAAATGGAAAGAAATAGCATAG